The genome window GACATATGacgtgtatatacagtatagcaACAGAACACAagtgcttcagtttacaagctgttagcaagttAGACCGACAAATCATGACATTTTTCCCCATTCCAAAGCCCCTATGTCATTCTCTGTAAAGCAGTGGTCACGAAGACGACTTCAAAGTGTTGCCCCCTTTCGCAGCGATTTTCTTCAATCAAATTTCCCTCAGCAGtcttaaaaaaatcaaaatacgACCACATTTCAGTCTTAAACTTCTGACAACTAGGCTGAAAAATCTCCAGAGGGCTGCCTACGCTGTGTTTTTAAGTGACCCAAAACAAACCCCTGTTGTGGCTGCGTCTGTGGGACTGCTGCTTATAAAGCGTGGAAATCAAACAGTGTTTTAATCATattaaaaacttgaaattgtAATACTAACAGTCAGATTTTTACTGTCACAAATCTGTCCCATCCCTAGAATAGATGTTCTTGGGAAATCATTACTACtttgttatattttcatgtgtgtaGAACAGCATTACTATTATTGCCCTTTTAGACCATATTCTTCTTAGAAATGTGATGCCTTTCCTTGACAAAATGTCTTTAGATTGTCTATGATGAGTGTCACAAAGCCAAAAACGTGTGTCCGATCGGATCATCCAAACCGACAAAAACTGGGCTCGCAGTGTTGGAACTGCAGAACAAACTCCCCAAGGCTCGTGTTGTATATGCAAGTGCTACAGGTTAGTAATCAAATGGAATTTGCTTATTGAACTGAACTTTGCTTATTGAGCAGTCGAAACTCAGGAGAAGGTGGTGAACACTGTAAAttctgaaaatgtaatttttacatCTAGGCGCCTCTGAACCGCGAAATATGGCCTATATGAATCGACTGGGCATCTGGGGGCACAAAACACCCTTCAGAGAGTTTGGCAACTTTATCCAAGCTGTTGAGCGCAGGTAAGTTTCTGTCTTTGCAGGTGACCGCAAAGTTTtacaaaggaaaaacaaatgtcCATAGGCTGGACAGGTGTTAcgtgtatttttatatatttcccCCTGAATTTCAGAGGTGTTGGTGCCATGGAGATAGTAGCAATGGACATGAAACTAAGGGGGATGTACATTGCAAGGCAATTGAGTTTCACAGGTGTGACGTTTAAGATTGAGGAGGTTCCCCTGTCTCAGAAATACATCAACATGTACAACAAATCAGTCAGGCTGGTAAGCACATAGAAATAAGTGTATTGCATGCATTTGAAGCGCATTGCTgtactgattttatttgttcCTGCAGTTAATAGATGTAATTCTTCTGTGTCTCGCAGTGGGTGAGTGCACGTGAGAAGTTCCAGCAGGCTGCAAACCTGATGGATGCAGAGCAGCGCATGAAGAAGTCCATGTGGGGCCAATTCTGGTCTGCACACCAGAGGTTCTTCAAATACCTCTGCATTGCCTCCAAAGTCCGCAGAGTGGTCCAGCTGGCCAGAGAGGAGGTCCAGAACGGAAAGGTGAGACTACTGTTGAAATGTAATCGTACTTAGGTCTGCACAGTTATTGAGGTAAGATTACGACTTCGATTCATACCTCTGTGCAAtcttatttttaaagttttaacgAAGAGTGGAGACAAACACAATGAAGTTTTTCAAGGTCTTGCGTAGAGGAAGCTTTTAAAAAGACTGCAGAGGCTACGACTTATTAGCCAAAGATTCTCATCTGTGCTTTCCTGAGACTGTTCATGTTGTGCCATCTGCCATaacattatacacacacataaaacttCGTGTTAATGTCATAACATCAGTATTTTATATGGTCATCATCCCAAAAAAGACATACATAAAGCAcattaaaataatgataatagtagcgtattttaaaatgtgtccaaTGGGTCTTATGATAATAACAGACCCTATTTGTcagacagctgatcagaaaAATACTAGACCTTATGTACAAAAAGGAAGCCGTGACACAGATTAATTTAAACACCATACGTCAGCCCTTTCACTGAACTGAAAGTATTTTTACTAAATTTCTTGACTTCAGTAATACGGAGTAACCTAGTCACTGGCAGATGTTTCTGCATCAATGTGGggcaaataaaaacactgaaatgactgTAACAGCAGTCTGTAAatcatttcagttattttctCACTCAGATGTGGACGTTAAAATAAGCAGAAAATATATGTTAGATGACAAATGGTGTGACGTTACCGTAACGACAGCGGTGCAGACACTACTTTTAAAATGGGGGCGATAGACAAAGATTTATGTAATCAATGACGTCGATTGACTACTCATAAATTGCTCAGTGGCATCCTTGGTGTCTAACATACTGAGATTTCCTCTGCAGTGTGTGGTGATCGGTCTTCAGTCTACTGGTGAAGCAAGAACACTCGAGGCTttggaggaaggaggaggggagcTCAATGACTTTGTGTCAACTGCAAAGTACGGACTTACTTAAAGATGATTTCTCTCACAAACTTTAAACTGGATAATGTTTGGATGTCactgtaataaaatgtttttgttgtagaGGTGTGCTGCAGTCCCTGATTGAGAAGCACTTTCCAGCTCCTGACAGACAGAAGCTTTATAGCCTGCTAGGTATCGATCTCTCTGCTAAGAAGACCCCCTCTCCCATTGAAACTGCAGCACAGCCGGAACAGAAgggcaagaaaagaaaaggtaataaaacattttaagctgTAACTGATTAAAACTAAACCTGACCCTCCACAAAATACATTGAGTCTTGATTATTTGCTCATCTGTCCAGGTTCAGAGATCAAAAAGCAACAGAAGAAGAAGCCTCGCAAGCACGGTGGTTTGTCGGGTACCAGCTCGGATGAGAGCCAGTCAGAGGAGTCGGACAAAGAGTCTGGTAAAGACAGCGACGACAGCTTCAAATCTGCCAGCTCTGGGGATGAAGACGACGATTTCAACCCATTCAGAGACGAGTCTGATGACGATGAGGAAGATGGTGAGACATGAGCAGAGGTTGAATTAAGACAGTTTACATCCAATTCGGTTCTTCGCAGCTGTCCTTAATGCCTTTCTTTGCCTTTAGATCCGTGGCTCATCAGAAAGGAACcaaagaaagggaaagagaagaagaagaaaaagagaaggaggagtaTTGATCCCGACTCCATTCAAAGTGCCTTGTTAGCCTCTGGGCTGGGCTCCACCAGGCCTGCTTTCACTGCCCCTGTTAACTCCCCCAGCACACCTGCCACAGGTAAACACGATAGCACATGGCAAAGCAGATTTCACCCAGATTTAGCCTTTTTGAGGGttaacaaatgtttgtttttacttgtttcttAGTCAAGGCAGAGAGTCAGGACACCTGCATAACAAGTGAGGACGCAGTGGAACATGCCCAGAAAATGAAGAGAGATCTGCTGGAAAAACTTGAGGAGCTAGCAGAGGATCTACCTCCCAACACTCTGGACGAGCTAATAGATGAACTGGGAGGACCCGACAATGTAGCTGAGGTATAAACATATAGGTATAACATAGGTATAAAGTTtttcagggatgtgattttatttatttttcccgGAATTCTGGATTTTCCGACCTGAAAATCTGAGCCTCGTAaatcatgcagatctgtaatTAAAAAGGGGGGGGTGGGTACAGGAGCTGGCCCGAGAGAAATGGAGAGGCTTTGAGGGCATCTACAGGCTGACGTGTGTAAAGTTTTATTCCTTGCCAGGTATTTACAAGGATGTTTGTTTGCGTTCACACCTGCGCAGTGTGTACCACAGTCGCTCTCGTCAGTGGTAACGTCTTGGGCAGTAATActgtaacggattactatttccgaaacagttatattattacagttactaatccaagtaacgctgtgCTACTGAAAGCACCATCCCTGACTTGAATGCGtgaccgtgctgcagctcagcggcacaGGACCATATGTTGTTAAAGTCAgctggattagcacacgcaggtagcagggattgtgagagctggaggggagttaaaaggtgcagctccccgacacccagttaactcatgactgtgaggttacaactcacggccgaAAAAGGAGAACTAACGCATGTGTGCACATCTTCAGCTGAGCACTGCGGCTTATTTTGGCTTACCTTCAActaaacaatcaatcatgatttcaattaaatgctaaagttgctgttactgttagcttgtctgtggtccgctggcagaacaccggctgctttctgataaggtgccgtcgtgctgttgccaaggcgtttcgttttacggtggacagacGTTAACGTTACAGAGTTGtagttttctttagcttgaaataatcccatttCTTCTTTTGCCCcttgctgttttctctcttcctcctctttgcaAACAgggccatcataatcacgttgtGTTCACAGCAGAAGCGcgatgtgcaacagtaataaatgtccctgcgaaacactgtgctgtaaaattaTATGGATTGAAGCATCGatgaagcatcgatgcaaagaatgtgtcgaaacattttattaatcgatttaatcgatgaatcgtttcagccctagtgtgAACGTGCCAAGTtgcatggaatctgatcttttccaggtcagatttgggccactttcatatgtctcccaaatccgatacagatcggatctttttaaatgcgacctgagtctggacactcggGTCGGAATTGATGCGACGTCACTctacagcagctgttgtcacagctCTGCTGAAGATCGAGCCGCagtgaacgaaaaagctccacaaaagcaattattaaacatgtggctctccgCCTCGCTATCATCCGCTTACAAATTgcctttcttccacctgaaatccaccggaccgcgagctctcttctgaCTTCTGTGCATGCTACATGTCCGTGCAGACAcggtggagagagagggatggagtgAGTTTTGGGGTAAATGTGTTGCACAGtgccagaaaccgtaatgaaacCAACAGAACGTTGTGAACTCTTGTCATAATTTGCGAGAAATGTGACCcatgagaggacaatgaaaaatgtgAATCTCCCGTGAGCTAACAGGAGCTAACatctgttgctccttgtttacttctgtagcctgcaacagcgtgctgTGTGTGAGGTTGTGTTATTCCTCTGCACATGCgtgtcactttcaggccgcggtcagttcacactggagtctgatatgggctgcatttaaacaacaatgtgtgggggggggggggggggggggggggtgaattGGAATTGAGCATTCAGGTCTACAGTCTCAATATAGCCTAAATGTACCTTGAAATTACATATCTATAGTTATTTATACTTATTTACCATTGTTTTAATTAACTTCTACTGCTAACAGAACACCACTGTTGAATTTCAGCGTTATGTAACGTAATGAGTTGTCATGAACTTAAGCAGCTCAtctgtcacctgctctgctccactTGGTGTGTACTcgatctctctcacacacacagacacccccCCACCTCCTTGTGAGTTTTGTGGTAATGcaaatattataattttctaTAAAGTATTGTTTAGAAagtttaataaatgtatattgCTTCCAAGTCCGTGCGTAATCGTGTTTAATAACCGTGATCTTAATATTGACCAAACAAtttgtgattatgatttttgccataatcAAGCAGTCCTTGTAGTCAGTATTTGGTTTGTATCTTGACTCACTGACTCTACTGTTTCTTCAACTGTGCTTCAGATGACTGGACGCAAAGGTCGTGTGGTCAGTAACGACGATGGCAGCATCACCTATGAATCTCGCTCTGAGCTCGACGTCCCGGTGGAAATCCTCAATCTTACGGAGAAGCAGAGGTTCATGGATGGAGAGAAGGTAAACGCAGAGTTATTGTGGAAACGGGGACAATGGGTTTTACCAAACATGAAACTCAGAATTTATTAGTGGTTTGATGCTGTAATAAGTGAATCAGGACTTCAGGCCCCATGCCGTAAGATGCTTTCACACCTGTTTTGGGCCACACTATTTACtacttaaatataaatgtaattattatatGTATAGCACTTTTAACAGGATATGTAAAATAGGCatcttattaaaaaaacattacaggCGGATTAGTTACTGTGGTCACTATGTTCACTAACTTTTTAATGCGAAACTGCCAAAATGCATAGAGTAGGCCACAAGCTTAACGCATCTGATTTGGCtccttttcattttctgatGAATCAGGGGAAATCTTGATGTATACGAGCAGAAATATATACGGCACTTGTATCACATAGAGGTCCCTTTACGTAGAGAGACCTTTTCCACCAGACTCCaatgacagaaacattttaacatttttattttgtgtttagtttgtgACTTTGTGTGACCCTGTTTTAAACCCCAAAgtcacactgtaacacaaactAACCTGACGTGGCACAATTGCCAGcaaggattacattgcagccCTGTCTCGCTGCTGACGTCTGTCACACTCACTCAATTCCTGAGCAGTTTCAGTAAATGTTGTTACAAACAGTCATATGCCGTTTTTCCGTTACCGGCTccactcgactcggtttggctgTGCttcgttttccattgcagatagtacccctcaatgtagctggtcgtcatagcaacgccacacacaactgccacaaCGTAaagttcaatgcgacacacacaccagcgacccacacagctttctcttgatttaagttaaaacgtttcaacattactcagaatgtaaagacagatgagcggtatgaaaaccttccagctgtgttttcctctgccgttgttgctgcagcggtctgtgtgacggcgcgagcagagggctctgtgagcgggcggctggccggccttgCGAGCTCCTCCTGCCGCAGGCTTCCCCACGCAGCCGCTTACGGAGCTCCTCAAGTccaaaaactttcaagcacaatTTTGTTACGCTATCACTTTTCggaaaactgtcaatatttgaaatctacaccgctgatttctcacctcaaaacttctcagaagtggctttagtgatgaaataacatgaaaattgtaaaatataaaacgtTCTGTTGCTGGTCTCTGTCAGGCGCGCGATGACGCAGtaaatagtgacgattctctgaccaatcagcagtctgctgtgttttcacgtcacattttagtatcgcctcagctcgcttggaacctcgacggaggtgatacgaaaaaaaagtacaagtacaacatttccacaatggaaaaccaaaaagagTCGAGatggtaccgtgcagtggaaaaggggctatagACACAAAACCTTGTGGAAAACAGGATCCAGGTTAAAAAATACTGAAGTTAAAAATTGTTGAATAGCCAAGAGAGTGATTTGAATTTGCTTGTGGTTGAGTTAAACTTTGGACAGACtttaataaatattacaaacaACATCTAACGCctcttttgtgtgtaaaaaaaaaaaaaaaaaaaagtaatgttaaTGGTGTTTCTTTTCAACCAGAACATTGCCATCATCTCAGAAGCTGCCAGCTCAGGTATATCCCTGCAGGCCGACCGTCGAGTGAAGAACCAGCGGCGGAGAGTCCACATGACACTAGAGCTGCCGTGGAGTGCAGATAGAGCAATACAGCAGTTCGGTCAGTAGATTTCAACCAAAGGGTTATCTCTATTTTAAATATCTACTAAACTGATCCTCCTGTACCtgacagagttgttgttgtttgtttggacACAGGGAGAACTCACAGGTCAAACCAGGTCACAGCTCCAGAATATGTCTTCCTCATATCTGAGCTTGCAGGAGAGCAGAGATTTGCATCTATTGTTGCCAAAAGACTAGAAAGCCTGGTAAGGACTTATTGAATTTGTCAAAAGACACGTAAAGGaagtttaaacatttgtatGAAATATTAACTGTCTGCGATAAATCTTTGCAACAGGGTGCTCTCACTCATGGAGACAGAAGAGCAACAGAAACTCGAGATCTCAGCAGGTTTAATTTTGACAACAAAGTAAGCACatcaaacatttgtttcagAAGCTTGTATCGTTGTCTTTATTTGCAAGCGACTCACTCGCATTCTATCTTTGCTGCAGTACGGCAGAAACGCCCTGGAGATTGTGATGAGGTCGATCGTAAAGCTCGACTCTCCGTTAGTGTCTCCACCCTCTGACTTTAAAGGAGATTTCTTCAAAGGTACGACTGGTGTGCTGTTCCAAAAATGGCAGGGAATTTATTTCCCTTTCATTccaacatccacacacactaaTTTTGTTTTTCGTACAACTTGTTTACAACATAGATGCACGCCTTAttgatttctattttttattttttttctccaatcaattgttctcatctgtgactgaaaaaataacagtgtttttcttttgtagaAATTCAAAGTGGATTAATAGGTGTCGGCCTCATAAATGTGGAGGACAGATCTGGCGCAATGTTGCTGGATAAAGGTGATTTTAAATCGTTTAAAGAAATTACTTTGCGACTATTctctaaatgttaaatgtcatgtGCGCCACGTGTACAGTTTtgtggacattttcacataaatgtaATGCACATATTTTGTTTCTGCTACAGACTATAACAACATCGGGAAGTTCCTGAACCGCATTTTGGGCATGGAGGTCCAACAGCAAAATGCCTTGTTCCAGTACTTTTCTGACACATTGGGGGCAGTTATTCAGGAAGCCAAGAAGAATGGCAGATATGATATGGGCATTCTTGGTAAGATCATCTCATTATTCAGCATCTTTGCGCATGCAAAACTAGGGCAGaaggtgtttctttttttattatcttaaattatTCAAAGCACTTTCTTCTATGAGAAAATCAGTTGAGTCTTTTAGTCGTCTGTCTGCCCTGGAGGTTGGATTTCAGTACTTCCATTGCATCTGAAAGGCATCAAATATTACAGATATTTTCCTCCCTGCCCTTTATTAGATCTGGGCTCAGGTGATGAGAAGGTGAAAAAGGTCGACTGCAGGAAATTCCTAACACCAGGCTATACCACGTCAGGACATGTGGAACTCTACACCGTATGTTCATGTCTACTTACACACCATTTTGACTGCCCTCCCCTCTTAAAGATATGTTGCTCgcagtaacgttacctgactttgtgtctgtgtgtcccaTTTCACAGGTGAGTGTGGAGAGGGGCATGTCCTGGGAGGAAGCCACGCATGCTTGGGCAGAACAGAACGGACCAGATGATGGTTTCTATGTACAGGTACGGGAAGGTTATAAGTTAGCTCTGCAACCTTTGAACTCGCTAAGAttaccttttttcttttattatgaataggattaagattttattgcaAGCTTTGACAGTAGAAAAATTAGCATTAGGGTGGTTGTTATTGATTGTACAACAATATATCATCCTGCTACATACAGGAAGCCATTAATGATTACTGAGATACAAAATCTCATGTACTGCAGACCAAAGTCCAGTAGGACTTCTTGTCCagcaacaataacaaacacatcTGCTAGAATTGAGCGATTTCATAACTTGCCAAAGAATGCTTTGTGCAATACagcaaattaataaattattaatggaAGCTACTTATCTAGGATATTGTTAAACCATCTCAACAAACTAAATGTGCAATTTAGAGAAATGTTGTtcgaaaaacaacaaaactccaGATTCCTCGAGTATTCATAGACACTCATGCATGCATATCTGAGACTTGatgattatttttgtgttgctgctCAATAATGTGGTCAATGTAACTTTAAACTCCAGTAAATGAGTGTTTCACTTCCATTAAGTTGGGAGGACATGCAAGGGGCATCTTTTACAATGGTCAAAATTGGTGCAGCAGTAACAGAGATCTTGATTTGTAGTCTCTagtatagataaaaaaaaaacatctttcaacTCAATGGCGTGTTTCAATAGACTCTTTCAGGGATCctgaaataaaactgtattCCTCAAGCCCAAGTTGGAATTATTTCCTTagacttgacaaagctcctccGAGCAACATGTCTCTACACAACAGTTTTCACAGGCCTgtgcatgaaaaataaacagatcTTAATATGTAAACTCAGTCGAGTGGCTCTTCTTCAAGAACaattgtatgtattttgttttcaggtGAGGAACAACAGGAAAACAGCCATACTGGTCAGAGAGGTGAACACCAAGAAGAGGCTCTTCCTGGTGTACAGGCCAAACACCGGCAGACAGCTCAAACTGGAGACGTACACAGACATCAAGAAGAAGTTTAAAAAGGTTGCACAACGttcttttattaaaattacagTGAGAAGAACACTTGATGCCTCACGTGGTGGctcatgatttgtttttttgtcttgttaGGTCTTGTCAGAAGACGCCAAGCAGCACTGGATGGACCAGTACATGTCGTCAGCAAAAATCTGCTCTCATGCGTATTGGTATGTGCATGTTCTTACCGTATACAAATCTTATGAAAACAGCATAACCAAGAATTTATGGAACAGTTTAGCCTGATATCtgttcttcctctgagccatagagctccattgttgtccagaaactcTTACgaacccatcagtgagcctcactgctgcactgggtgacagtttccttcatcaccatgaacacacactgtagtttattctgactcaatcccacatacaccgtccagctgccccaaatactcactacaGCACcgcatgtggattcatccgccgctgaaaatagtccccaacaaatgctctatttaatgtttgctataaactacagtgagcagctgttttacatttattttagcctttttttaaatggaacaACATATTCGTGACCTgttcttatttgtttaaatatgtaCGTCTTCAGTACGATTTAATTGGTCTTTTGATTTATTAGATTGAACACCAAAAGCGCTATTTGTTCCTATTTTCGGcagattaatttcggtggctgGACATTCGCTGCATCCTTAGTAAATGGTTGTAaatcttgtgtgtttttctgcccACAGGCGGGGGAACTGTAAGAAAGCGTCGGTGGGTCTACAGTGTGAAGTTGGTCTTCGGTGCAGGACGTACTACGTCCTGTGTGGCTCGGTGCTCAGTGTGTGGAACGAGGTGGAGGTAGTGCTCACTCCGGTCAGTGGAACCAATGTGAAGGTGCAGATTGTCCGGCTCAGAACAGAAGACGGACAGAGGATAGTTGGTAAGTTGGAAGACTGCTACCTGAAAAGagtagtttgatattttgggaaatatgctttcTTACCGAGAATTAGAGGAGAAGATCAATATTATGTCTAATCCTAAACGTCCCCATCATCCCATCTTTCCATATCCAAGGCAACATGTTCAAGCAAACTACTACTACTCCTAATTTggcaaaggaaaacaaaaccaGGTGACGTGCTTTACGTCTAATAGACGCGCTTAGTGATTAGTGAGTTTCCTCCCGTAGTCCAGGCAGTAAGCAGCACACTGTCATTCTGGTCCGATTGGGCCTCTTCCGctggtgagtttggtttgaaacactGCCATAAATTCATCCTGAGCTGGCGGGCATGCGTGCAAAGCAGGGCCGGGCATGCTTCAGGCGCAGATCAGTACAATACACTAACCTTATAACGTGTTTTTCTGCCGGCCTGACAGTTTTACCTGCCACTGCCAACAATTTACACGCATTTGGTGGGtgctaatttcagaccctggAGATGAATGGTGTTGATCTTCTCCTCTAACACTCgcaagaaagtgaaaaatgatATTCCCAAAACCCGTTCCTCTTAACATGTGCTATAAACAatccttttatttctttcacaGGACTGATCATTCCAGCGACCTGCGTGTCAGCATTAATTAACAAGCTGTCAACATCGGACCAGTGCCAGCAGCTCGCCGTGCAGGAGCAGCAGAAACGGCAGCAGCTCCACCCTCAAAGTTTCAGTCACGCGCCCAACACATAGTCTGGGGTGGACCGCTCACCTTCAAGGGCGTTAATCTCACCTACTCCTCTCGAGTTCACGTTCCCGTCTAAAGGGATCTGACTCACCATCA of Micropterus dolomieu isolate WLL.071019.BEF.003 ecotype Adirondacks linkage group LG13, ASM2129224v1, whole genome shotgun sequence contains these proteins:
- the sbno1 gene encoding protein strawberry notch homolog 1 isoform X1 → MDPGQDLLLAALSESGICPNDIGLFDFDSQDVAQPSTTQQSISISALDAGVGAESVDLVRTEPPAPVPVVTIRHKPQPSTTTFVLNQLNQLPSLGAAVTKQSVTNNIKHTITVTKVVHVAKSALRGSSTPSSTSNPPSASTVVPSNRDQQIQLKDLLRTSNVKSTGLKPNSLMELMRLKPPPDIATPVATAAATGEANNGIKKEVLGKDAARIWINDNIKMQNFSHSLKLPGMKEEEEPEEEEEDELGHAETYAEYMPMKLKIGLRHPDPVVETSSLSSVNPPDVWYRVSIPEEVIDRGCLSALQLEAITYAAQQHETFLPNGDRAAYLIGDGAGVGKGRTIAGIIYENYLLGRKRSLWFSVSNDLKYDAERDLRDIGAKNIQVHSLNKFKYGKISSKHNGSVKKGVIFATYSSLIGESQSGGKYKTRFQQLLHWCGEDFDGVIVYDECHKAKNVCPIGSSKPTKTGLAVLELQNKLPKARVVYASATGASEPRNMAYMNRLGIWGHKTPFREFGNFIQAVERRGVGAMEIVAMDMKLRGMYIARQLSFTGVTFKIEEVPLSQKYINMYNKSVRLWVSAREKFQQAANLMDAEQRMKKSMWGQFWSAHQRFFKYLCIASKVRRVVQLAREEVQNGKCVVIGLQSTGEARTLEALEEGGGELNDFVSTAKGVLQSLIEKHFPAPDRQKLYSLLGIDLSAKKTPSPIETAAQPEQKGKKRKGSEIKKQQKKKPRKHGGLSGTSSDESQSEESDKESGKDSDDSFKSASSGDEDDDFNPFRDESDDDEEDDPWLIRKEPKKGKEKKKKKRRRSIDPDSIQSALLASGLGSTRPAFTAPVNSPSTPATVKAESQDTCITSEDAVEHAQKMKRDLLEKLEELAEDLPPNTLDELIDELGGPDNVAEMTGRKGRVVSNDDGSITYESRSELDVPVEILNLTEKQRFMDGEKNIAIISEAASSGISLQADRRVKNQRRRVHMTLELPWSADRAIQQFGRTHRSNQVTAPEYVFLISELAGEQRFASIVAKRLESLGALTHGDRRATETRDLSRFNFDNKYGRNALEIVMRSIVKLDSPLVSPPSDFKGDFFKEIQSGLIGVGLINVEDRSGAMLLDKDYNNIGKFLNRILGMEVQQQNALFQYFSDTLGAVIQEAKKNGRYDMGILDLGSGDEKVKKVDCRKFLTPGYTTSGHVELYTVSVERGMSWEEATHAWAEQNGPDDGFYVQVRNNRKTAILVREVNTKKRLFLVYRPNTGRQLKLETYTDIKKKFKKVLSEDAKQHWMDQYMSSAKICSHAYWRGNCKKASVGLQCEVGLRCRTYYVLCGSVLSVWNEVEVVLTPVSGTNVKVQIVRLRTEDGQRIVGLIIPATCVSALINKLSTSDQCQQLAVQEQQKRQQLHPQSFSHAPNT
- the sbno1 gene encoding protein strawberry notch homolog 1 isoform X2, whose translation is MDPGQDLLLAALSESGICPNDIGLFDFDSQDVAQPSTTQQSISISALDAGVGAESVDLVRTEPPAPVPVVTIRHKPQPSTTTFVLNQLNQLPSLGAAVTKQSVTNNIKHTITVTKVVHVAKSALRGSSTPSSTSNPPSASTVVPSNRDQIQLKDLLRTSNVKSTGLKPNSLMELMRLKPPPDIATPVATAAATGEANNGIKKEVLGKDAARIWINDNIKMQNFSHSLKLPGMKEEEEPEEEEEDELGHAETYAEYMPMKLKIGLRHPDPVVETSSLSSVNPPDVWYRVSIPEEVIDRGCLSALQLEAITYAAQQHETFLPNGDRAAYLIGDGAGVGKGRTIAGIIYENYLLGRKRSLWFSVSNDLKYDAERDLRDIGAKNIQVHSLNKFKYGKISSKHNGSVKKGVIFATYSSLIGESQSGGKYKTRFQQLLHWCGEDFDGVIVYDECHKAKNVCPIGSSKPTKTGLAVLELQNKLPKARVVYASATGASEPRNMAYMNRLGIWGHKTPFREFGNFIQAVERRGVGAMEIVAMDMKLRGMYIARQLSFTGVTFKIEEVPLSQKYINMYNKSVRLWVSAREKFQQAANLMDAEQRMKKSMWGQFWSAHQRFFKYLCIASKVRRVVQLAREEVQNGKCVVIGLQSTGEARTLEALEEGGGELNDFVSTAKGVLQSLIEKHFPAPDRQKLYSLLGIDLSAKKTPSPIETAAQPEQKGKKRKGSEIKKQQKKKPRKHGGLSGTSSDESQSEESDKESGKDSDDSFKSASSGDEDDDFNPFRDESDDDEEDDPWLIRKEPKKGKEKKKKKRRRSIDPDSIQSALLASGLGSTRPAFTAPVNSPSTPATVKAESQDTCITSEDAVEHAQKMKRDLLEKLEELAEDLPPNTLDELIDELGGPDNVAEMTGRKGRVVSNDDGSITYESRSELDVPVEILNLTEKQRFMDGEKNIAIISEAASSGISLQADRRVKNQRRRVHMTLELPWSADRAIQQFGRTHRSNQVTAPEYVFLISELAGEQRFASIVAKRLESLGALTHGDRRATETRDLSRFNFDNKYGRNALEIVMRSIVKLDSPLVSPPSDFKGDFFKEIQSGLIGVGLINVEDRSGAMLLDKDYNNIGKFLNRILGMEVQQQNALFQYFSDTLGAVIQEAKKNGRYDMGILDLGSGDEKVKKVDCRKFLTPGYTTSGHVELYTVSVERGMSWEEATHAWAEQNGPDDGFYVQVRNNRKTAILVREVNTKKRLFLVYRPNTGRQLKLETYTDIKKKFKKVLSEDAKQHWMDQYMSSAKICSHAYWRGNCKKASVGLQCEVGLRCRTYYVLCGSVLSVWNEVEVVLTPVSGTNVKVQIVRLRTEDGQRIVGLIIPATCVSALINKLSTSDQCQQLAVQEQQKRQQLHPQSFSHAPNT